The following DNA comes from Triticum aestivum cultivar Chinese Spring chromosome 3D, IWGSC CS RefSeq v2.1, whole genome shotgun sequence.
gaaggaaagagggggagagggagaagggaaagggggctgcaccccttgtccaattcggaccagaggggggcacgCGGcttcttccttttggcctctctcctctattcccgtatgggccaataaggcccaatacttctcccggtgaattcccgtaactccccggtactccgaaaatacccgaatcactcggaaccttttcgatgtccgaatatagtcgttcaatatatcgatctttacgtctcgacgatttcgagactcctcgtcatgtccctgatctcatccgggactccaaactaccttcagtacatcaaatcacataaactcataataccgatcgtcacagaactttaagcgtgcagaccctacgggttcgagaactatgtagacatgaccgagacacatctgcggtcaataaccaatagcggaacctggatgctcatattggctcctacatattctacgaagatctttatcggtcaaaccgcataacaacatacgttgttccctttgtcatcggtatgttacttgcccgagattcgatcgtcggtatctcaatacctagatcaatctcgttaccgtcaagtctctttactcgttccgtaatacatcatctcgcaactaactcattagttacaatgcttgcaaggcttatagtgatgtgcattaccgagtgggcccagagatacctctccgacaatcggagtgacaaatcctaatctcgaaatacgccaactcaacaagtacctttggagacacctgtagagcacctttataatcactcaattatgttgtgacgtttggtagcacataaagtgtttctccggtaaacgggagttgcataatctcatagtcataggaacatatataagtcatgaagaaagcaatagcaacatactaaacgatcaagtgctaagctaacggaatgggtcaagtcaatcacatcattctcctaatgatgtgatctcgttaatcaaatgacaactcatgtctatggctaggaaacataaccatctttgatcaacgagctagtcaagtagaggcatattagtgacactctgtttgtctatgtattcacacatgtatcatgtttccgtttaatacaattttaacatgaataataaacatttatcatgatataaggaaataaataataactttattattgcctctagggcatatttccttcagtaccaaGCAAAGAGAACCAATGAGACTCCATCTAGCAGCCTTTCCATATGCATGAGGTCATAGAGATCCAAAACTCCACCACGTCTTCATGTATGCTTGACTTTGCCTCTCCCTCTCCTTGCTCATGATGAATAGCACCAACGAACGCTAGCAATCACTAGTCCAGACGCTTCCTTTTTTTCAACAAAACTCGTGTCTGCAGCTCCATACTGCACCACGCACAGCCGCAACACAGCAAGGCACATCATCTCTAGTGGGCAGCTCCCTCGCGCGATGCACGCACACACGCGGCACGCCTCCAACCGCGCAGCGCCTGGGCCTGGCCTGCCAGCCCTGGCTGCACACCGCCCCGTGGTCAGCACAACTATTCACAGCCCATCACCAGCATCTAGAGCACTGCTTGGGCCGCCTGCCATCGAGCGTGGCCCCTGACGATCGCTGCCTGCCTGGCTATGACGCCTGCCCTTGTACCGCTGTCGATTCTGAACGACGATCCTAAGCCGGACGACTGCCTTACGTTGCCGCCGCCTGTACCCGATCTGATCGATCTCGCGAGACGGCCCTTTGAGTACGCTGCACGAACCTGATGCCTTCGATCACTTTAAGGAACCCGAATAGAACCACACCGCACCATCGACCTTCCGCGGCCGCCGATTCAATTGTCCGACTTCTGCACGATCGATTTGACGAATCTTTTCGCTCATCTCCTCAAGATCAACTTCCACGGCATCTTCATaacctgactctgataccacttgtttgAATAAATCTGAGGCGCTCAGTTAATCTACCaaagaccaagcaatcacacaagcacgacaccgagatttgttaacgaggttcaccatcatgaCTACATCCCCGGGGCATTGAGTACGGGCGCTCcaccccatgacaccgctacaataccgcaccccggccacCTGGGTGCCGGCACACGttgccggctcccccgcgtgcctgtgctattatgttggcataggttacatcgtgtgtctacccccactatatatgagaggttTAGGATACAAATGTCCTAGTAGGACGCAACTCCATATCCTATcaaacacaatactactcagagtccaactgtaacctaggttgtacataatattcgacacaactctaacagcaaGTACGTCTAGGTCGGTCTGGTCCTGCATATATTTATATGCAGCACCTCGGCAGGTTTGTATCAAGTcgtgaagagaaaaacaccgtgaAAATAAAAAGGATAAAAGAAGGGCACGACAAGGGCCCTTGGCTATAAAAGTTTTTGTGTATTTAttgtgatttgatgtgatcgatcatgtGGACAAGTTCCAACACAGAAAAGTTGATTCCTGCTGAAAAAATACGTGGAGTAACACAAATAACTTGTCAGCCAAATCTTGCAGCTTATAACTTCCAGCGTCACCTGATCAAAACTTGGGTAAGAATACTTGATCACTCTACTTGGAAAAAACAGAAATAATTTACTGAGAAACTCACCAGTTGATCGATCCAAAGCAGAAGCTACGACCTGCAATACTTGAAGGGGCATATATAGCTCTTAAAGGGGCAACCCCTCCACTGGAACACAGACTTTTTCTTCAGCCAATTAATTCCTCGGGTCCTACTGAATGGGTGAGTAGCTAGCACAAGGAATAAAGATTGACCAGCTCACTATCCCACTCCAAGCAAGTAAGCAGTCAACGAACGGTAATTCATCCTGGAGCCCGGGCTCAGCTGCTCCCGGTcagtaaaaaattcaaaacaaatactagaaaaattcaaaaaattccaaaaaaaaattatgtggtagataatttgatgcgtgaggtccgcaccaaatttcaactcatttggatatttgagtaggtctcggaaaaaaataCAAATCGGGCCAAAACAGTtcatgaacagtaaacttttttacagaccccgattttgtcttttttgcacagactTGCTCAAATGTCCAAACGAGTTGAATTTTTCAGCGAACCTCAAGCATCTAATTATCTACCAcataaaaaaaattggaattttttgaattttttgcatttgttttgattttttccgTGAGCGTGGGTGCAGCTGAGCCCGGGTGCAGATTCGCCGCACTCGTCAACGAAACTCAACACCAAAGAGAAAATAGTGGTAGAACTTTCTGCGCTGATGCATCACATCACCGATTTATGAGGCTAGAAAAACTAAGACATATGAGAGAGACAGCTACAACTTTGTCAAGAGCAAAGACAGTGCTTCTCCTGGTCATACTAGGCACTTGGATTAATTCAGGATCAAACCGGGACTTGTTAACTACAGTTTGAAAAACACTTGATACTGGGTAAAGCATGGACAAGATCAGATATACGCACATCAACATGAGAAGTTTCacaatttttattatttatttgaaTCATGAGATATTCGTAATATTCATCAGAATGTACACGTACTTCACTCTTGTGACCACACATACGACTTGTTTGCCCACATATTAACCACTGAATAGACCAACAAAGGCAGCTGGCGCATTCTCTAGCCCAATGCTCGTGTACCCGGCGTCACCCACACACACGAAAGGTGTAGGGCTGGAGCCTCGCACAGAACAAGAATTTGTGCGGGAAGTAGAAGGCCACCACGAACCCAGAGATGAACCCAGCCGACGCCCCGATGATGGACGCGTCGTTGATCCTGTGCAGTACCTTCTGAATCCGGACAAGCATCTCCCGAATCCGGACAAGCCGAACGCGTATCCGCACCCTGAACCTCTTCTTGCACTTCTTGTCGAGCGGCGCCCCGCAAAGCCCTGGGTTGCCCGTGAAGTTGGCAGCCGGGAAGCGCTGCAGAGAGTCCGGGACAGGGCCCGACAGTGAGTTATCGGCGACATTGAACGAAATGAGCTGCGAAGTGTTGCACAGCTGCGCCGGAATTCCGCCGGCGAACTGGTTGTGCTGAAGTGTATAGGATAATCTTCCATAAAAATAATAGGTTAACCCTATTGAAAATTTGAAATTTCACACGAAGTGTATAGTACCTAATTCTTAGCATACATAATTTGAAATATCATTCTTCATAAATCAATATTCCTTTCACGTACATTTCACCAAAACAATTTGAATACCTTGAGCCGTGTGTCGCCTATAAATGGTAGGacatgtcgcaacttgcatacggtgttaAAAATAATTCAAATCTAACATGGACGCCTAGCATGGGCATGCCCACCTTCCGACAAAATTTAGGGTCGTTCAAGGATGTCCAAAACTAACCATGTTCAATGGAGGGTGTTAGGGTAGCCCAGAAAGATTCGCTTGAGAGCACATTATTTCTCGACAAGCTTGAAATGGCCCCAATTTTTTGCATGGCCTTATATCACCAATTCAAGGCACCACGTCAAGTTGTTTCGTTTTTCCACAAATTTTGCATTTTTTGAAGTTTTCTCGATAGAAAAAGGTCGACAAATAACTGGACGCGTCATAACTTGCATATGGTGTCGAAAGTCATTCAAACCAGGCATGGATGCCTATCGTGGGTATGTCCACCTGTTTGCAAAGTTGAGGTAATTTTAAGGATGTCCAAAAATAGACCATGTGCAACGAAGGGTGTTCGAGTAGGGTGAGAAGGGTCCTTTTGAAAGCACGTTGGTTTTCGACATCTGTCGAATGGCTCCAATTTTTTTCCACCAGCTTCTATGATAAATTCAAGGCATCGTGCCAAATTGTTTGTATTTTTAACAACTTTTGCATTATTAGAGTTTTCTTGATGAGAAGGGCTGATAAATGGGTGGACGTGTCACAACGTCCAAATAGTGTCGGAAGTTGTTCAAATATGGCATGGATGTTTCATATATCCATGTCAGGCTGTTGCAAGAAGTTGGGGCCATTCATCAATAGAAAAAAAAACACCTATTGAGAAGAGTGTGCTAGACTAGGCCAAACGGGTGCATACGGGAGCATGCAGTTTCTCATTAAGAATGCCTCAGTTATTTCCATTTTTTGGTATTACCAATCAACATGAACATTCTCCTATATCCTAACAATCTATTGAAATTAGTGAACAATTATGGAATTTCAAATTGTGTATGAAAATTTTATAAACTTGAACACTTTTTCTAAAATTGTGGACAAATTCCCAACAATTGACATTATCCACAAATTGCAAAAAattcttaaatttgtgaacaaaaaatgtaaatatgaacattttttaatttcagaatatttttaaaaattgtgaacaatgtttgaaaatatgaacatttttggcactacaaaaatatttcaaatttttaGATAAGTTTCAAAAAGGAGAAAAACGAATTTtggaaaaaactaaaaactaaaaatagAAAAGTAAAAAGAATCTTAGGCTTTAGCCCAACTAGGCAATGGCATCTCTCCTGTCGGGTGCCTGTTGGGCCTGCCCAAGCAATAAtagatttgaaaaaaatcatgaatttaaaaaacagatgttcatgattttgaaaaaaaaaatcccaGGCATTGGAAAAAGTTCATAAAGTTGAAATTAGTTCTTGGATGTGTAAAAACGTTCACAGATTTGAAAACAAAGTTCACAATATTAAACATAATATTTCCGAATTtcaaaagttcatggatttgacaAAAGGTTCACGATTTAAAAACAGTTCGTGCTTTTTTAAAATAGAATTAAGATCAAAATAAAattgaaaaataaaaaggaaaatgggACAAGCAAAAGCCCCCAAAAATGAAAACcacaaattttaaaaattgttcattttTCGAAAGATGTTCGGAATTTGGTTTGTGTTTCGAAAAAAAATTCACTTTCAAAATAAAATTGCTCAAATTTGGTTCTCAAATTCCAGAACTATTCGGCATTTTAAATTTGTTTGCATTTTTTAataaaagtttcagattttttcagAAAATATTTCATATATATGTACGCTACTGTGTTTTCTTATATATTTCTCGCTAGAACTTAACACCAGCAGTGGTTGGTTGTAGTGGCTACCGGCATGTGTTGTTTGGTCGGAGGTCTTGATTTCAAATCCTCATAATCTCTCCCTTTTCCTTGTATTTTTAGGTTGCGCTTATATTGAACGCGGTAgcttaatgggtcggcccagcacCTGTGCAATTTGTATAAAATAGACTACACAACGTTTTTCCTGTTAATTTCCGAAGTCTTGTAGACGCTAGCACATTGCACCAAGGCGACGGAAACACGGTCGCGGCCGGCCTGCCGGCCGGGCAAGCAAGTCAAGGTCAGGAGGTTACGTACCAAGGGAATTAGTGTTGTATTGTCTTGGAAAGTCTAGGTTTGGGTAGTTAACTACGTTAGGAGTTCAATCATATTGTGCAAGGTGATCTTTCTTATAAAAACATGAAAGAAAATTGGGGGATCGGGGGAGCAACCATGTTTTTATAAGAAACATTGGTAGAGCATAGACACACACAGCGTCAATTAAAGATTAGACTTATGAAGCTTGAAGATTGAAGAAGTCATCACATGTGTCTCGCTATCGTCAGAAAAGTTGATTCCTGCTGAAAAAAATACGTGGAGTAACACAAACAACTTGTCAGCCAAATCTTGCAGCTTATACGTCCAGCGTCACCTGATCAAAACTTGCGTAAAGAATACTTGATCACTCTACTTGGAAAAAGAATAAATAATTTACTCAGAAAACTCACCAGTTGATCGATCCAAAGCAGAAGCAGCTACCTGCAATAGTTGAAAGGGCACAACTCTTAAAGGGACAACTCCTCCACTGGAAGTCTGGAACAGAGACCTTTTCTTCAGCCAATTAATTCCTTgggtcggctggtggtacttggcagcatggcgctgaggtgtatcagtgacgaccgcgacgtgctcagttGTTTGCGTGCAGGAAGGAGGTGCTGTTGGGCGCGGTgatggcgtcgacgatagctagaccgagcaaggttgatgcatcactgcagttctgaagatggagcggtggcagttggcggcggcggcctctgagagcacgccggaccagtgtgtgccccagacccggcaagtggctaggttggggtctcaggtcttagatattaggcttggctgcgatgtctgtttggtattaggcccaggctatctgcgtcCCTTTATctactggataggtgtagcgacagtttgttgcttagacggcggctttagtttgactgttgtatgactttgtaagctcgagaataattaataaagtggtcgtatgcatcgcccagaggcagaggccgggggtcatcctccttttctaaaaaaaattaattTCTTGGGTCCTACTGAATGGGAGAGTAGCTAGCACAAGGAAGAAAGATTGACCAGCTCACGATCCCACCATAATCAAGTAAGCAGTCAACGAAACTCGACACCAAAGAGAAAATAGTGGTAGAACTTTCTGCGCTGATGCATCACATCACCGATTCATGATGCTAGAAAAACTAAGACATATGAGAGAGACATCTACAAGTTTGTCAAGAGCAAAGACAGTGCTTCTCCTGGTCCTAGTAGGCACTTGGATTAATTCAGGATCAAACCACGACTTGTTAATTACAGTTTGAAAAACACTTGATATTGGGTAAAGCATGGACAAGATCAGCTAAATGCACATCAACATGAGAAGTTTCACAATCATTATTATTTATTTGGATCATGAGATATTCGTAATATTCCTCAGAATGTAGACGTACTTCACTCTTGTGACCACACACACGACTTGTTTGCCCACATATTTACCACTGAATAGACCAACAAAGGCAGCTGGCGCATTCTCTAGCCCAATGCTTGTGTACCCGCTGTCACCCACAAACACGTAAGGTGTAGGGCTGGAGCCTCCCACAAAACAAGAACTTGTGCGGGAAgtaggggcgtgtttggttgcccgcatgcagcccaaccaggcccgcaCGGGATGTGCGCGGCCTGTTTGGTTGGCTGGGCTGCATGCGGTTCGAGGCCTGCACGAACCTCAAAGCAGCCCGCAGCCTGGCCCGGCGGGAACtgccgaatcggcagtttctcgcgagcctgGCCGGGCGCGGCCGCGCGTGCGGGGCAGTTGCACGCCTCGGGCAGAGCGGGAGACGGAGGTGATGTCTCATTACTCGCCCCCACTCTCCTGTCACCGCCCAGGCGCACTGTTCCcaccgctccctctctctccctcaccgcccctctctctcctctcctctgctccgaTGGCTCCGCCACGtccaccgccgcgccgccctctGACCCCGGTTGACCAGCGCGCGTCCAGCATCCAGGAGCGCTGGCTGGCCGGGCTGCAGAACTCGGGCCGCGACCTGGCCTCGGCGCTGCGGGCGCTGTCCCCCATCTGCTGCCGGCCTCCACGAGCGCCGGCGCCGGCCAATGCGGTGCCGGCCGCTCCTGCTCCGCCGCCGATTCCGGACCTCGTGGTCCTGGGCTCGGCGCCGGTGCCATCGACGGAGCCGCCCCTTGTTGGGACACCATTGGCCTCGGGGGTTTTCTTGACCCCCGTCCGAGGGTTTTCTCCGGTCGGCGGGCCGTCCTTCTCGACCTCCGGCGTGGCGTTCAACACGGGGCCGATGCCGCAGGCCGTCGCCGGGGCCGGCTCGTCCTCTGCTCCGCCACCTCTATCGTTCCCGTcggggttttcaccccggcctcaGTTCGCCGCGGCTGCGCGTGCTCCGGTGAGTCAAATCCCCAACAATCTTGCTCCTAGATGTAGATTAGTGGTTAATTCTTAGGCATGTGCTAGGATTGATAGCATTCTAGCAGATCCGATTGGATGCGATCCCAATCGAATCCAATCAGACTGATCTGTTCTTGTTTTGTACAGTGCGTGTGCTACTGCTTGTGTTCATGCTAGAATGCTAGTAGCTATGTTACATGCTAGATTCATGTTAATGCTAGATTCATGTTCATTCTAGCGCGAGTGCTACTACATGCTAGATTTGTGCTACATGCTAGTAGTTGTGTTCATGCTAGAATCATGTTCATGTTGAGTGATGAATGCTAGAATCATGTTGACTGATGGCATGCTCATGTTAGGATCATGTCCTTGTTTCATGTTGCATGTTGAAGCTAGGGTTTGTGCCATGAGTGGATGTTATACGTGCATGTAGTAGGATGGTCCCAAATCTGCATGGCTGCACATGGGTGCTATTGGCACTTGCtgttgctatttttagatgtttcctTATTTAGGATAGTGCAGTGATCAATGCTAGTTGCAGCAAAGAAGATGCCACTGATCAGTGACTTGCCCAACAACAAGGGTCATAggcaaatgccacttatcaatggcacttgctgtCGGGCAAAATGacacttatcaatggcacttgctaTTGGGCAAGTCACTGATCATTGTCATTGATCAGTGCCATTTGCACTACAGCAAGTAGATTAGTGCTCTTGGCCAACACCAAGTGCCACTAAACATTGCCATTTGGCCATGAGCacatgccactgatcagtggcacttgctgttgggaaAGTCCACTTatcagtggcacttgctgttgggcaagtccactgatcagtggcatttgcttgcttgcttgcttgctttgtttgataCTAATACTTGTCATGTTGCCTAACAAGATACTGAAGTCTGACTGGGATGTGGCGGGTGGAGGAGCTTAGGTCGTGGCCGGAGCTGAGCGCGCCGAGGATTTCATCCCCACGAACAGGTGGCTCAGGACGGTGGACCTGCCTGGCAGGATCGCCATCATGAGCGTGCCTCGTTCAAGGGGACGATCTCCGAGGAAGGGCCACGAGGAGGGGGCCAGGGAGCCGATGAGATTCTACGCACAGATCAAGGACAACGAGGACCTCGCCATGCTCGTCGTCCCTCCCAAGTTCATGGAGGTGATGAACACCTGGATGGTCATCAAGCGACTCCCGCGCATGGTCAGGCTCTCAGCCAACAAGAGGTGCGTGTTCTGGGTGCAGGTCCAGAACTTCGAGGGCCAGATGGTGCTTGGCCAGGGGTGGAACTACTTCTGCCGCCGCCACATGATCGTCCCTGGCGACCTCGTCGTTGTGCGCATCTCTGGACTCGGACTGAAGGTTCAGATCTACAACCATGACTCGTCGGTGATGTGCAGGTACCGTTGCAGCAGGCACAACTGCCTTGGTGGCATCGAGCAGGCTATGTAGTTAAGTTAAGTCAGGTGTTAGTGGAGAACTTTTAATCTAGACTTATGCTATCTAGTTAGGGTGTGTGGCGAGACTTGTGCTGGGAACATGTTCATATTTTGGCCAGGTGGAACACCTTGGCACAAcagggaaggaggatgcccctgCTCTTAATCTAGACTATGCTATTTAGTTAAGTAGTTTGCTGTCATTAcattgcttgctttgtttgatcttGATGTTGTGATGTTGCTGTTGTGCTGATCATGTGTGGTCGTAAGGCCACCACATTTGACTGGGGTGAGCAGAACACAAATGTTGTTTGCAACCAAACAGCtgaagtttgcatctgctcacaccctaagcacaaatgcgggcaaccaaacagcaGGGGGTAAGTGCCTCTCAatgcgatgcaggcaaccaaacaggttgGATCTGCTGCATATGAGGCTGTATTTCAGCAACTAGGCTGGGTTGAGATGGACATGCAATGCAGGGACTATTCCAaactgcaaccaaacacaccctagaaGGCCACCACGAACCGAAAGATGAACCCAGCCGACGCCCCGATGATGGACGCGTCGTTGATCCTGTGCAATAGCTTCCGAATCCGGACGAACATCTCCCGGATCAGGACAAGCCGAACATGTATCCGCACCATAAACCTCTTCTTGCACCTGTTGTCCAGTGGCACCCCGCGGAGCCCCGGATAGCCCGTGAAGTTGGCTTGTGGGAAGCGCTGCAGAGAGTCTGCGACAGGACCTGATAGTGACTTGTCGGCGACATTGAACGAAATGAGCCGCGAAGTGTTGCCCAGCTGCGCCGGAATTCCGCCATCGAACTGGTTGTGCTGAAGGGCGAGGGTGCTCAGGTACGTCATGTTCCCAATGCTTGCAGGGATCATGCCTGAGAAACTGTTGTTCGAGAGGTccaggttgaaggaaatatgcccttgaggcaataataaagttattatttatttccttatatcatcataaatgtttattattcatgctagaattgtattaaccggaaacataatacttgtgtgaatacatagacaaacagagtgtcactagtatgcctctacttgactagctcgttgatcaaagatgcttatgtttcctagccattgacatgagttgtcatttgattaacgggatcacatcattaggagaaggatgtgattgacttgacccattccgttagcttagcacacgatcgtttagtattctgctattgctttcttcatgacttatacatgttcctatgacaatgagattatgcaactcccgtttaccggaggaacactttgtgtgctaccaaacgtcacaacataactgggtgattataaaggtgctctacaggtgtctccgaaggtacttgttgggttggcgtatttcgagattaggatttgtcactccgattgtcggagaggtatctctaggcccactcggtaatgcacatcactataagccttgcaagaattgcaactaatgagttagttgcgggatgatgtattacagaatgagtaaagagacttgccggtaacgagattgaactaggtattgagacaccgacgatcgaatctcgggcaagtaacataccgatgacaaagggaacaacgtatgttgttatgcggtctgaccgataaagatcttcatagaatatgtgggagccaatatgagcatccaggttccactattggttattgaccggagacgtgtcttggtcatgtctacatagttctcgatcccgtagggtccgcacgcttaaagtttgatgacggttatattatgagtttatgtgttttgatgtatcgaagatagttcggagtcccggatgtgataacagacatgacaaggagtctcgaaatggtagagacataaagattgatatattggaagcctatatttggatatcagaagtgttccgggtgaaatcgggattttatcggagtaccggggggttacaggaaccccctgggggtttaatgggcctacatgggccttagtggagaagaggaggggggccagggcaggccgcgcgccccctccccctctagtccgaattggacaaggaggggggtggcgcccccctttccttcctctctccctcctccttcccccttctcctactccagctaggaaaggagggagtcctactcccggtgggagtaggactcctcctggcgcgcctcctcctggccggccgcctctccctccctttctcctttatatacgggggcagggggcaccccatagacacaacaattgatctcttgatctcttagccgtgtgcggtgccccctccaccataatccacctcgataatatcgtggcggtgcttaggcgaagccctgcgtcggtagaacatcatcatcgtcaccatgccgtcatgctgacggaactctccctcaaagctcggctggatcggagttcgagggacgtcatcgagctgaacgt
Coding sequences within:
- the LOC123076417 gene encoding probably inactive leucine-rich repeat receptor-like protein kinase At5g48380; protein product: MVCILMEQVTPGGSCQDLKKSVIDPNSVLEASWSFSNNCFDDYICRFTGVECWHPDQNRVLGLRLGNLRLEGPFPRGLQLCSFMTALDMSGNNFSGPLPEHMFEQMAYKTYLWHISFNLDLSNNSFSGMIPASIGNMTYLSTLALQHNQFDGGIPAQLGNTSRLISFNVADKSLSGPVADSLQRFPQANFTGYPGLRGVPLDNRCKKRFMVRIHVRLVLIREMFVRIRKLLHRINDASIIGASAGFIFRFVVAFYFPHKFLFCGRLQPYTLRVCG